AGGCATGTGTTGACAATTGTGTGTTCTTGaacttcaagaaagctatggacagggCGAACCTGCAATATtacaagactaatggtgcagccctgatgagtagtcttggtcatcgagatacgtccataattttcagtggtttatgatttatcaAAGCTTTTGCCTTGTAAAAAGgttttcaatgtttgtttACAAGGATATACGTAAATTTTAATGGCCGCAATATCATCAATTTTATCATCAGTTTCTTTTCGGAAAATTAAAGCTAGATTATTGGAGTTTCGTGCATTTCCCATGTTTTTAAAATCCCGAGGGTTCTCCtgcattttttctcatcaTACAGAGGATATTTTCCCTCATAGAATTCAGCGAAGCCAACAATCTCAACATCCATCTGCAAATACCGATATAAAACGGTACTCAAATCCCAAGACTTGTAAGAACATAACAATTCATCAATAACAGTAGTATCTGTTGGACCCCGATCACATTGTAGGCGATTATTGTTAAAAGCAACTGTTTGCAAGACCTTAGGATGGCTGATTTATTAAATAGTGTCGATTGACATGCCATGATGATAAGCAAGAAACATGTTAAAGCCAATctattattcaatttttgacactGAACTGGACCCCATAAATTTGGTTCCTGCCATCCATAAAAGTTTATCAAAGTATCCCACTTTCATAAAACCTAAAACCATATGcgaatagaaaaaaaactcagcCTTTAGTTGATGCCCTCGTAGCTTTGGGGATTTATTTGGCAGCCTTGTAAAAAAGCTGCACTATAAGGTTGTTCAATATGAAATGTATTTGTCTGTTTTTGGTCAGGATTTGTTCCTAAGCTTATAGAGGAAAAAACTCCCAAAATTCCTGCCTGACTTTACTTTTTTCGACCTTCCGTTGAGAGAATAGTCGGAAAGTCGAGGTTCAAATGATGAATAACGCAAAATTACATTGAAAGcgtaaaattgaattgaaatgaaggtgtagtttttttttctcactccAGATCATTCTTGTGACGTTTCTTGCGTAGTAAATGCTATAATGACATGCGAGAAAATATTCTTACCGAGTATGCTAgttcatagatttctagacactggatgtcggacgaccgaccactcggctggtaaaacagtacaatggatggtctcctgggaattgattacaaaccggtttattgtactgtttagccaaccgagtggtcggtcgtccgacatccagagtctagaaatctatggataGTTAAAAATGACTGAATCCTTTCTCATATGTCCTATATGCTCATCAACCTGTTTGCTCCTTTGAGTTGAGGATATCATATTGCAGTGAAATCTCATTATAAGAGCTTCTGTTACAGAAACGGCTCAAGTTACAGAATTCAAATACAGTAACCTTGTTGGGGGAAATgcattgaattgttttttttacaaaatctgtgctttgctcttcaaacaatcaaagaaaagtttGTATGTATTTCATCCGGAGTTCTATATggcttgttttttcacggTCTTCTGTAATCGCTCCAAGGACTGTAATCTTTCATCAAGAAAACTACTTGAACAATccaacatttcaaaaagttaaaacGACAACAATATGCTTTCGTCATTTTATTGATTGGCGTATGTGTCACTACAATCCCTCTCACATCACATCACATAATGGTTGGTATACTGGTAAATAAATTCATTTGCTCGGACTCTGGCTGTAAATTATTGAAAAGACACTTGGCTTTTCCTCGAACCTTGAATGGATGGGCGGAAGCACAATCGCAATCATCGGCTTCGTTTTTCGCCTGGCAATATGCGAAGTAGCATTTCCAATGCAGTATCTTTAAGCAGCGTGATCACCATGATTTGCTGATCATAACCAGCCAGAGGCCCCAATGCAATTCGGTGGGTATGGAGACGTGGAGGGAGGAGAGTATCGATACATCAAAGGCCACATGCACTTCACATCCAAAATTGGAAACACGACCCACATTCCTTCTACCCTATAATCGAGACCATACATCTCGTGTCCGTTCAACGCTCGCTCTCTGATGTGCACATAGTTTGTGTGGCGCCTTATTTTCAACGTGAAAATACGTCCGCCCAATGTGGAGCATCGTCATCAGCCTTTTCCCCGAGGAACACTGCTCATTTCATGGACATTGTAGATCCAATCATCATTCTGAACTCTTCGTAGCTGAACACGCCATTTCCGTCCCGATCCGCTGTGTGGAGCATCTCTTCAATCTCGTCTTCACTGAGCTTTTCCGGCAGATTCGAGAGGATCAAACGCATCTCACTGATGGCAATCACGCCCGTACGCTCCTTGTCAAACACGCGGTAAGCCTCTCTGATCTCGTTCTCCGTATCGGATTCCTGCATCTTCTTGACCATCATGACCTGAAagacaacagcaacaacaacaacagccacatTAGTGCTTGACGGAAACGTGACGAAGCCTGTCTAGactttccttgttccaaaataCCAATTTAGGGAGGAagcaattgcaaaaaacatcTTTCAGAACCAGTTGCAATcaagacattttttctttctttcaccTGCAAAATATGGTCTCTTAGTGATGACGAGGCCTATGTGTTTTGTCTAAGTTTGACTTTCATGGGTGGTTCTTTTCATCGagccctctctctttctctctttctctttgtagCGTTCGTTCGTTGGAACTTAGAAGAAAGCAACAAGCCGCCAAGACTAAAGAGACACGAAAAAAGGGGGAAGTGGTGCATTAGAGCGAGATTGAGAAGCAAAAAGTCAACCTTATTTTCTCCTCAAGGAAGCGAGAGAGAGAAGTCAATTTCAAGGGGAACGCGAGACTTTTTCCATctcatctcctcctccttctcctccttcttctccttttcttccttctgTTCTTCCTCCCTTCACCGTCAAAGCCACTCATCCACCCACCAAACCACCAACCTTTTGTGGAGACGGAAAGACATGGGGAGATAACTTTCACCTCGATGATTGCCGAACGCCGAAAAAGTGTAGCCAGAGGCGTTCCACATTTAACagccaaatcaattttttggctttgatcGGAAAGGTTAAGTCATCGCATCGTCCCAAGAGGATGTCGGTGCCCAATGCATATCAATAAGGTATTCTAAACGCTTCCTGAAGGAAGGTCAGGCAGGAGAATCGAACTGGGGACCTTTCTCATACTAAGAGACTGCGCTAGACACATTTCTTGCCAAAGTTAGCTTCCAGCACATGGATTTGATGAACCCAGACATCTGGGAAGAAGATTCAGGCTCACTTCGAGTTGTCTTTAAGGCTGATGGGCTAAGCAAGATTCTTTGTGGTGATCTGCTTGACGTTTATTGCCCCACGTCATTCTCCTTTGGTGTACTCGAACATTGATAGACTATTGATTTAGGACATAACAAACAAAATTGTCGAAATGGGCAATCTTGAAAGCAATACCATTTCACAATTCGGTGGGTTTGAGCATAATTTCCCACCACCCATAAATCACGAGGCAAATCAAGAACAAGTTAGGTTCCCAAGCTAACTGTTGATTAAAGCGAAATAAGGAAAATGCTTGGCGGTTAGCCGTTGataattggcaattttctccAAGTCTGCCAAGTTTGCTCGCGAACAACCATGATGAGATTCTGCGTAATGGTTGATGCCATTCTCGAGCTCTACAGGGTGGGTCCAGGTTTTCCTCTTCCCCTCTTCTCGTtgggtctttctttctttccttctttcgttGGTCCTCTCGTTCGTTCGTGCTGCTTCGGCTAAATCTGGACTC
This DNA window, taken from Tigriopus californicus strain San Diego chromosome 9, Tcal_SD_v2.1, whole genome shotgun sequence, encodes the following:
- the LOC131886031 gene encoding neo-calmodulin-like codes for the protein MTTFTEADRRKILESLTADELATFKEAFTVFDKNQDGTITTKELSTVMRSLGQNPTDAEVQDMINEVDVDGSGAIEFPEFCVMMVKKMQESDTENEIREAYRVFDKERTGVIAISEMRLILSNLPEKLSEDEIEEMLHTADRDGNGVFSYEEFRMMIGSTMSMK